The Mangifera indica cultivar Alphonso chromosome 8, CATAS_Mindica_2.1, whole genome shotgun sequence genome has a window encoding:
- the LOC123223146 gene encoding uncharacterized protein At5g41620-like, with product MERKEKGLQRGENKQELMAKKLKRGILVGKRAGPSTPSRTWRLEFTSPKVKNSIAKKYVTNHPASAVSTRKLCTNFWEIQPHHLSIPQMPKPSFQHKDKDLPTHLLHHPLNTPLHQLESASSSSKSIATSLMQHHQSVERNRCALQPVSPASYDSLLEVASYNPVPAVVTPTSSLDSKDKLGGSTYNLKTSTELLKVLDRIWSLEEQYESNMSLVKALKTELDHSRAKIRELLQEKQTNQQEMDNLMKQVAEEKLIRKNKEQDRLKSVVQSVRDELEDERKFRKRSETLHRKLARDLSKMKSSFSNVLKEFERERKERILLENLCDEFAKGIRNYEEEVRSLRYKPETDRVYAENPDRLILHISEAWLDERTQMKIAEAQNDLAEKNIIVDKLSLAIENFLHAKRFSGSRKYGTVSTNELKKSFSNRQSLESFPLNEAVSAPQDAADEEYLTYPEELVNSNSLMKKSGSREVVKGATCSVYKLSPIFPRPEKISNFDIRNRLKHKERSVGESLHERNDRRGGMGGLESNDELNELIRSHSSSSEGDKIHPESDIREETYASPIQKWMSKSTSPDFGISESSLKLSRIIKENSLKAKLLEARLESQRPRARPTKGAF from the exons atggaaagaaaagaaaaaggattgCAGAGAGGAGAAAATAAGCAAGAATTAATGGCGAAAAAGTTGAAACGCGGGATTTTGGTGGGGAAAAGAGCAGGCCCCTCTACTCCTTCACGCACATGGAGACTTGAGTTTACATCTCCAAAGGTAAAAAACTCCATTGCAAAAAAATATGTTACTAATCATCCTGCATCAGCAGTTTCTACTAGAAAACTTTGTACAAACTTCTGGGAGATTCAGCCCCACCACCTCTCTATTCCTCAAATGCCAAAGCCAAGTTTTCAACACAAAGACAAGGATCTTCCAACTCATCTGCTTCACCACCCTCTTAATACCCCCCTTCACCAG CTAGAGAGTGCGAGCAGCTCGAGCAAGTCTATTGCTACATCACTGATGCAACACCATCAATCAGTTGAAAGGAATCGCTGTGCTCTACAGCCTGTATCTCCTGCAAGTTATGATAGCTTATTGGAG GTGGCTTCTTATAACCCAGTCCCAGCAGTCGTCACTCCCACTAGTTCTCTGGACTCTAAGGATAAGCTGGGTGGATCAACTTATAACCTTAAAACATCCACAGAATTACTCAAGGTTCTTGATCGAATCTGGAGTCTTGAAGAACAGTATGAATCAAATATGTCATTGGTGAAAGCTTTGAAAACAGAGCTCGATCATTCTCGGGCCAAAATAAGAGAGCTGCTGCAAGAGAAACAAACGAATCAGCAAGAAATGGATAACTTGATGAAGCAAGTTGCTGAGGAAAAACTTATCAGGAAGAATAAGGAGCAAGATCGACTCAAATCTGTGGTGCAGTCAGTGAGAGATGAGCTTGAAGATGAGAGGAAATTTCGAAAACGCTCAGAAACCCTGCACCGGAAGCTAGCCAGAGATCTTTCTAAAATGAAATCATCTTTCTCTAATGTTTTGAAAGAgtttgaaagagagagaaaagaaaggatTCTGTTGGAGAACTTGTGCGATGAATTTGCGAAAGGAATTAGAAATTATGAAGAAGAAGTGCGGTCACTAAGATACAAGCCAGAGACTGATCGAGTTTATGCGGAAAATCCTGACAGGTTAATTCTTCATATTTCGGAAGCATGGCTGGATGAGCGGACGCAAATGAAGATTGCAGAAGCACAAAATGATCTTGCAGAAAAGAATATAATCGTGGACAAGTTAAGTCTTGCTATAGAAAACTTTCTTCATGCTAAACGTTTCTCTGGATCAAGGAAATATGGTACCGTGTCCACAAATGAGCTCAAGAAAAGCTTTTCAAATCGGCAATCTTTAGAGTCCTTCCCATTGAATGAAGCTGTAAGTGCTCCTCAAGATGCTGCTGATGAAGAATATTTAACTTATCCTGAAGAATTGGTAAATTCAAATTCCTTGATGAAGAAGTCAGGGTCAAGGGAGGTAGTTAAGGGCGCAACCTGCTCAGTTTACAAGCTCAGTCCAATTTTCCCACGGCCAGAAAAAATTTCCAATTTCGATATTCGGAACAGGCTGAAACACAAGGAGAGATCTGTGGGTGAAAGTTTACACGAAAGAAATGACAGACGGGGAGGAATGGGTGGATTGGAATCAAATGATGAGCTTAATGAATTAATCAGAAGTCATTCCTCATCATCTGAAGGCGATAAGATTCATCCTGAAAGTGATATCAGAGAAGAAACTTATGCTAGTCCCATCCAAAAGTGGATGTCAAAATCAACATCCCCAGATTTTGGAATATCTGAATCTTCTTTGAAATTGTCTCGGATCATAAAGGAGAATTCCCTGAAAGCAAAATTACTAGAAGCAAGGTTAGAGAGCCAGCGACCTCGCGCTAGACCCACCAAAGGTGCCTTTTAG